A region of the Canis aureus isolate CA01 chromosome 5, VMU_Caureus_v.1.0, whole genome shotgun sequence genome:
CTCAGTGCCATGCAAATAGGGTCCTTCATCGGGCAGACATATTTCTGAAAGTTTTCCCATTTGAGTGTGTTGTTCTCTTACAAAGATCACTTCAGTGCATTCCTCTATAACTACTGGGTGCCTTTTACTTCCATCTCTAGGCTCCTGAGACCTTTGTTTTCCAGTATTTGGTAACCTGACTTTATCAAGGCTCAAGGAGAATGAGGAGGCCTAGATGCCATGGAATTCTCTTGTATGTTTTTCGGAGAACCTAGTTTAGCAGGTGACAAAGAAGCTCATGGTGACGATACTAGATTCATAAACAACTTCTTATTCTTTAAagtacatgtttttttctttctgagctaCAAACAAGTAATGCCACAGATTGTATATTTACAAATGAGACAGTAAGGCTGTCACTTAATAGGCTCAGCTCCTGACATAAAGAGTAAACCCAGTTAATAGTGTTGTGTCTGTTTTCAGGGACAAAAATTCCCAGGTCATTCTTGGAGCTCACTCAATCACCAAGAAGGAGTCGGAAAAACAGATAATGTTTGTTAAGAAAGAGTTTCCCTATCCGTGCTTTGACACGGACACACATGAGGGGGATCTGAAACTTTTACAGGTATGTACCTTTAAATGACTTCAAAGTCACAGAACCTCCTCTGGCCTCCAAGATggaaattctttctttcctctgtgccCTCTACCTAAAGACCATAGCTACATAATGGAGTCCGCCAAAGGTTGGGCTAGAATTTAAGTGGAAATATGAACATTTAAATGCTCTCATTTTGTTAAGTCTTCATGATTGTCTTCTAACAgctgaagaaaaaagcaaaagttaatAAAAAAGTGAGTATCCTCCGGCTCCCCAAGAGGGGGGATGATGTGAAACCGGGAACCATGTGTCGAGTCGCAGGCTGGGGAAGAATTCACAATAACTCCCCTCAGTCTGACACTCTGAGAGAAGTCAATATCACCGTCATAAACAGAAGAATCTGCAATGATGAAAAGCACTATAATTATAATCCTGTGATTGGACTGAATATGATCTGTGCCGGCAGCCTCAATGGTGGAAAAGACTCGTGCAACGTAAGTGAAATAAGATCCCATGTTGTAGCTGTTGGAGTAAGTCAGGCAGATAAAGAACACGTCACATCATGCTTTGTCTTGTTACGGCGTTGGCTTCCACAAGGTCCTAGtgctttttttaatggaaattttataaAACGCCAAATAAATTAATGTTCTCAGCTCAAATAAGTTGCTCATCAGAAATGAGTTCATTACAGATGCATGGGTTGACCTACTACATCTTGATgttacataaacacacacacacagacactgaaaAGCAGTTGTTTTCTCGTTTTTCATACAAAAGTATACAGATCTCAGTTTGGAAATATGTACCATCCAGGAGAGCTGAAGTCAGGGTTCCTCTAGGGCTTTCAGTGCTGTTTCCCCCACCTCAACACTCCCCTCAAAATTCACCTGCCATGTAACCAAGCAAGTCTGAAATGCCTGTCCTTTCCAAGCCTGACTACGGATCTCTGGCCAGATTCTACAGCTCCCTAGAGCCAAGCTCAGTCCCCAGGAAGCAACTTCCAAATGTGACCCATGCAGAGACTGTGCAAGCGTCCGTCCCAGAGTTCCCTGAGAAGCACCAGGCCAGGGCCCTGCTTAAAGATTGAAGTAGCAGAGACACCTTACAAAATTTTAAGCCAAGTTTATCATTTCTCACCTTTCCCAAAGACCCTGTAAGGGCCTCCTCTGAAGAGGAGTTGCAATGTAGGTTGTCTGGGAGTTTGAGTCAGAGACTGAGAGATCCAGGGAGCTCTGTTCTTCCCAGAAGCTTGTCCAAACACCTGCAGAATCTGAatggcttgatttcaggaccaaGGCTAGGCAAATCCCAGGAAGAGATAACATTCGTCCTCTATACCTTTccactttctctcctttgctctccctcctccttcctcccctcccctcatccATCACGCTGGCAATGCAGGAACCCAGAACTTCCATGCCCTTGGAACCACAGGAAACATCCTGAGGCCAAAGCAGCATCCCAGTATGCCTGTCCCTCTCCACAGCCACCCTCTAGGGTCAAAGCTTAGTGATCATTCTTCCATTCTCTTAGTGCCCAAGACCCCCTTAGAATTGGCCGTGGATGAAATAAACCTAAAGGACTCATTATGAAAATTTCATGCCCCGTGTGACGTATATCTGTCCGGGAGGGGTCCCAGGCTCTCACATATTTCCTTAGTTCATACACTCATCGGCCAATTTTTGCCTGAAAAGGAGGGATTGCTGATGCCTTCATATGACTGGGAAGGAGTTGGGCCCTCAGAACCTGGCATTCGCAGAGCTCTATGTATGTGCCTCAGTGGTCATCTGTCTAGCACCCATGATCTTCCCTAAAGCCAGAGCAGTGAAATGTCCACTTTGGACTCTAGAtctcaaatacatttaaatatgctGATTCTAGAGTTCCATGCAGGGTCACACAGTAGATGGCACAGTCAGGACATAAAGCAGTGACTCACAGCTAACTGAAGCCTCTCTGCTGGAGGAGCCCGTTAGCTCTGAAGTATAATCACTGGTTTCCAGGAGCTCTCATCTAGTGTCAGATGCTCCAAAGGGATTTAGGGGAgcaatttctgtttctttgacaGGATGAAGGGAAAAGTTGCTTTGGTTTTGTTCCTTTGGGAAAACAGTTAATGTGCTAGAGAAACTAGAAAACATGGTGCTTACTCTTTGCTTCAACATCCCATCTGCATTAGACCATTTACCCCTTGAGTTATtaagcattttaagaaaataacaaataggAGGGCTTCCTTTCTAAAGCAGAATCAGTCTCAAAATTATCGGATAACATAAGCAACAATacaagttttattttacattcactggttcataaataaattaagtatgccaattttaacatattaaaatatttccaaatattttgggcTCTTCAGCACTAATTTTCATTTAAGTCAAGGTTGATCTTAACTCCACATTGAATGTTGCACgttaaatagaattttttccgTTTACCAGTGATCATGTTCCGTGCTGATCCCCACTACCTCTCTTGTTTTCTTCCAGGGAGATTCTGGAAGCCCTTTGATATGTGAGGGTATTTTTAGAGGCGTTACTGCTTTTGGCCTTCCAGGGAAATGCGGAGACCCTCGAGGACCCGGCATCTATACTTTTCTGTCACAGAAGTATCTCAGCTGGATAAATAAGACTATGAAGGGGGTAGTTTAGAtaattgtatttcatttcatCTGCTGTCACTTCTTTTTTCACTGTttgcttcaaatttttatttacattccagttagttaacatgtagtataGTATCGGTTTCGAgagtagaattttgtgattcatcatttacaggATGGGCACCTGCTGTGATTTCTTACTCTTagcataaataaaatcaatttatgtAATTGGACCCATTTCTCCTTTAACTTTAGTGGGCAGAAGATCTGCACTGGCAAAGTGAAGCAGAGTGATATGACAACCTTATGGATATTGCAAAGGAGAGATGAGGGAACCAATGTCAACAGTGTCGTCCATGTGTCAATCGGCATACGTACTTTGCTTGAATAACTCATTGTCCCAATGAGCAGGAGTGACGATAAGGTCATATCTGTCTAGTAATAAATACAGTGATGGGCTCAGCAATTCTGCAGGAAACAGGAACAGCCATTCTGGAGCATTTGGGTTAAAAGGAAATGAGTTTGCACTTCTAAGGCCATTACACCACATCCACATGTGCTGTCtatatatccatttatctgtAAGAACTTGAGTCTAAGAAAGAACTAGGGGAGGAAATATCTTATAGTGTTTTCCAAAGGCAAGTgagaagtagaaattaaaattctaggggcatctgggtggctcagtgtttgagtatctgccttcagctcaggtcgtgatcccagggtcctgggatcgaatcctccatcaggctccccatgggagagcctgcttctccttctgcctatgtctctgcctttctctctgtgtctctcatgaataagtaaataaataatctttaaaaaaaagaaattaaaattctaggAGACAGAAATGATGCACTTGGCCCAGACAAGAAAAGTATACAGCAGAAAGTCAGTCTCCTATCTCATTAGTTTGCATATAAGCCTTTGATTATCTAGGTGATATCTTGGTTCTCCTCATCCCTGATCCTGGGTTGGGTCCAGCGAACACAATGTTTACAGTGGCTGGCATCACATACTAGGGAGTAAGTGCTCAAGGTTTCCTTGAAAAATCTGAAAACCCCCTATGTTGTTATTCAGCACATTGAACTCAGTGGGTAGTCATCAGTCCAGCAGCCACTTCAAAATGTGATTATGTGAATGGATTCCTTCCATTTCCATCAGTTccaagtatacacacacacacacacacacacacacagtacactCAAACCAAGACACACATCAGCTCCAAGAGACAGCCTCTTAAAGAAGGGAGCGTAGTTCAATTACAAATGCTCAGGCCCCActtctagaaatttttatttaattgtattcaGTGAAACCCAGGACATCGTATTCTTTATATAATCTCCCCAATGATTCCAATACGCACCTGAGGATGGGAATCCCTACACTAAAAAGTGAGGTCTGGTGCTAATATCTAACACTAGAGGCTCTAAGAAGGTCATTAGGATGATACTACTGTGCATACCTGCTATAATCCCTATTTTGTATTGCGAAGTGCTATAATCCCTAATAGTACTTAGCAATAGGAGGATGGGATATCCCCTACTGGCAACATTACAGATTTTGAAGTCCACTTAAAAAGCAggagcatggggatccctgggtggcgcagcggtttggcgcctgcctttggcccagggcgcgatcctggagacctgggatcgaatcccacatcgggctcccggtgcatggagcctgcttctccctctgcctgtctctctttctctccctctctctgtgactatcataaataaataaaaaaaatttaaaaaaaaaaaagcaggagcaTGGAAACTTCACTTGTTGCTGATGGAAGTGTAAACTGATACTTCTTAGGAAAGCTGGCAATGACTACTTAAAACTCAATGGACATATATTCATTCACCTAGCGATCCCATGCCTGGGTATATGCCCAACAGAAATGAGTGCTTTTGTCCACCAAAGATTGTTTAAGAATGTGCATTgcaactttatctttttttgaaaaatagatttattttttttagaaagagcatGAGAGGAGGGTGAGGTattaagggagagggagagagagaatcccaagcagactccccactaagtgcagagcctgacatgaggcttgatttcattcccctgagatcatgacctgagccaaaaatcaagagttagatccTTAACCAACGgagacacccaggcactccacaaCTTTATTCTTAAAAGTCAAACCTGAAAGTAGCTCAAATATTTACCCACAACAAAATGGATAAGCAGTTGtacatttatacaatggaatactacacagcaaagaaaaaaccTACAGCTACATGTAACAACATGAATTAATATCACAAACTTAATAgtagtgaaagaagtcagacaaaaagaatgtataatgtatggttccatttatctGCAGGTCAGCATAAgacaaaactaatctatagtgatagCGGTCACAATAATGGAGAGGTGCTGACTGAGGGTGGGTATATGGAAGTCCTTAGGGAACAAGAAATGTTCATATCTTGATATGAATAGTACATTAATATCAAATTGGTGGTATAGACTGATGCCAAGAGTTCAAACCCAAGTAACATCATCTCAAAACACTTTCTGGAGAAGTTAAGACAAAGATGAGCAAAGATAAGGAAGAGGATAGTAGAATTCCAGACCAGAAGAAAAGCTCCAACAAAGAcacaaggcaggaaatcacaagACTTATCCCAGGATCAACACAGGAGATGAGTgaagattaacatttaaaaaatagaacagagatgcctgggtggctcagtcagttgagagcctgactcttgatctcagctcaggtcttgatctcagagttgtgagttcaaatccccatattggactccatgctgggtatggagcctacttaaaaagagaaCACAGTGGCCCGACTGAGCCTTAAAAAAGCTTAgtaacattatatggtctcattcatttggggaatatagataatagtgaaagggaatagagggaaagggagaagaaatgggtaggaaatatcaaaaaaggagacagaacatggaagactcctaactctgggaaacgaactaggggtggtggaaggggaggagggtggggggtgggggtgactgggtggcgggcactgaggggggcacttgacgggatgagcactgggtgttattctgtatgttggcaaattgaacaccaataaaaaataaatttattatt
Encoded here:
- the GZMA gene encoding granzyme A — protein: MPIDVGTAATMRNSCTFPASSFSIAIFLLLVPGDFCVEIIGGNQVSPHSRPYMVLLKGKKICAGALIAEDWVLTAAHCVLDKNSQVILGAHSITKKESEKQIMFVKKEFPYPCFDTDTHEGDLKLLQLKKKAKVNKKVSILRLPKRGDDVKPGTMCRVAGWGRIHNNSPQSDTLREVNITVINRRICNDEKHYNYNPVIGLNMICAGSLNGGKDSCNGDSGSPLICEGIFRGVTAFGLPGKCGDPRGPGIYTFLSQKYLSWINKTMKGVV